A genome region from Bifidobacterium coryneforme includes the following:
- a CDS encoding D-2-hydroxyacid dehydrogenase translates to MGNRLRAYSAATEPLIVNCLPLTDEERGEFIEAADGVRQIFVLDPAQRGRMQWPMRLPEGNRDEVTIIFGNPPADQVADCQNLAWLQTLSAGVDAYLQPGLMPEGSLLTSASGAYGQSVSEEMFAMMWALMKDLPAYRDNQNKGLWKPRGAVYSPRGAKALVLGTGDLGSSFARLVKAVGGTTYGIRRHPDKQVDGFDHMAGTDRLDQLLPDMDIVALALPASAATHHIISKERLALMKQNAVLVNAGRGDAVDCLALAETLEAGRILGAGLDVTEPEPLPADHLLWSQPRCLITPHVAGGAHLASNVDKIIEICLDNLRRYRAGQPLRNRVR, encoded by the coding sequence ATGGGGAACAGGTTGAGGGCCTACAGCGCTGCGACGGAACCGCTGATTGTGAATTGCTTGCCGCTGACCGATGAGGAGCGGGGGGAGTTCATAGAGGCCGCAGACGGTGTGCGGCAGATATTCGTCCTGGATCCTGCCCAGCGTGGACGGATGCAGTGGCCGATGCGGTTGCCGGAAGGGAACAGGGACGAGGTAACGATCATTTTCGGCAATCCACCTGCCGACCAGGTGGCCGATTGCCAAAACCTGGCATGGCTCCAGACCTTGAGTGCAGGTGTGGACGCATATCTCCAACCTGGCCTTATGCCGGAAGGCTCCCTTCTGACCAGTGCCTCGGGAGCCTACGGGCAGTCCGTTTCCGAGGAGATGTTCGCGATGATGTGGGCGCTTATGAAGGACCTGCCCGCATACAGGGACAACCAGAACAAGGGACTATGGAAGCCCAGGGGAGCCGTCTATTCGCCGCGGGGAGCCAAGGCACTCGTTTTGGGAACGGGGGACCTGGGATCGAGCTTCGCCCGATTGGTCAAGGCCGTAGGAGGCACGACCTATGGCATCCGCCGCCATCCCGACAAGCAAGTGGACGGGTTTGATCACATGGCGGGCACCGACCGGTTGGATCAGCTTCTGCCTGATATGGATATCGTGGCCCTGGCTCTGCCGGCTTCGGCGGCAACCCACCACATCATCAGCAAGGAGCGACTGGCCCTGATGAAGCAGAACGCCGTCCTGGTCAATGCAGGCAGAGGAGATGCCGTCGATTGCTTGGCCTTGGCTGAAACCCTGGAAGCCGGACGTATCCTGGGTGCTGGACTCGACGTGACGGAACCGGAGCCGCTTCCTGCGGACCATCTCCTCTGGTCCCAGCCGCGGTGCCTGATTACCCCACACGTCGCCGGAGGGGCCCATCTGGCATCAAACGTCGATAAGATCATCGAAATATGCCTGGATAATCTGCGTCGCTATCGGGCAGGACAACCTTTGCGCAACCGAGTGAGGTAA
- a CDS encoding DUF1287 domain-containing protein, whose translation MVWLAAIVVLVILGACLVHGLPAFRNRGLDTTSDQTAETAGRGQSDKEEGDDTPGLSRKQTAAYPRLKSSVDYDNDGIDDYTDLVQGAHEGAERHRKYDTGYYQGGYPPDDRGACTDEIWRDFSHAGYDLKAMVDADIAANPTAYSGVITRPDPNIDFRRTNVLGVFFGRYAQELTTDTAAHDQWQQGDIVIFDTSWHIGMVSDRRDRQGVPLLLHNMAQKHRENDYLGSDSHRIITGHFRFDASRIPQSVLKPWNG comes from the coding sequence TTGGTCTGGCTTGCCGCCATTGTGGTCCTCGTTATCCTTGGAGCCTGTCTGGTTCATGGTCTGCCTGCTTTCCGCAATCGTGGTCTCGACACAACCTCCGACCAGACGGCCGAGACGGCTGGTCGTGGACAATCCGACAAGGAGGAGGGGGACGATACGCCCGGTCTGTCGCGTAAACAGACCGCCGCCTACCCCCGGTTGAAATCAAGCGTTGATTATGACAATGACGGTATCGATGACTATACCGACCTGGTTCAGGGCGCCCACGAAGGGGCCGAGCGGCATCGCAAGTATGACACAGGCTACTACCAGGGAGGGTACCCTCCCGACGACAGGGGAGCCTGCACCGACGAAATCTGGCGCGACTTCAGCCATGCCGGCTACGATCTCAAGGCCATGGTCGATGCGGATATCGCCGCGAACCCTACGGCCTATTCCGGTGTCATAACACGGCCTGATCCCAATATCGACTTCCGCAGAACCAATGTACTTGGCGTGTTTTTCGGCAGGTATGCCCAGGAACTGACCACCGATACGGCAGCCCATGACCAGTGGCAGCAGGGGGATATCGTCATCTTCGACACTTCGTGGCACATAGGCATGGTTTCCGACCGGCGTGATAGGCAGGGCGTGCCGCTCCTCCTGCACAACATGGCCCAGAAGCACCGTGAGAACGACTACCTGGGATCCGATTCCCACCGCATCATCACGGGTCACTTCAGATTTGACGCCTCCAGGATTCCCCAAAGCGTTCTGAAACCATGGAACGGGTGA
- a CDS encoding magnesium transporter CorA family protein, with protein sequence MMRVFSTMNGQIEQIKQGEKGSWICLSAPTDVELANVAQSTGIDLADLRAPLDDEERSRVDAEDDYTMVIVDIPRAEERDGRDYYETIPLSIIVTENLIVTVCMQDTVLLHPFMEGTIHGFNTFMKSRFILQILYRNATMYLRYLRIIDRESDRLELKLRHSMQNREILMLLELNKTLVYFATSLKSNEIVLEKLTSLERIKQYPDDEDLLGDVITENKQAIEMANIYSSVLSGMTDAFASIVSNNVNNVMRIFTIISISMSVPTLIFSMYGMNFNEGMFGMPFTDKPWGFAVVVVVSMLVAGMVTWFLTRSKMFK encoded by the coding sequence ATGATGAGGGTATTCAGCACCATGAATGGTCAGATTGAGCAAATCAAACAGGGCGAAAAGGGCTCCTGGATATGCCTCTCAGCACCGACCGATGTGGAACTTGCCAATGTGGCGCAAAGCACTGGTATCGACCTGGCCGACCTGCGTGCACCGCTGGATGACGAGGAGCGCTCGCGCGTTGATGCCGAAGACGACTACACGATGGTCATCGTTGACATTCCTCGGGCCGAAGAACGTGACGGACGCGATTACTATGAGACCATCCCCCTCTCGATCATCGTCACCGAGAACCTGATTGTGACGGTCTGTATGCAGGACACCGTTCTCCTCCACCCCTTCATGGAGGGGACCATTCACGGATTCAACACCTTCATGAAATCCCGGTTCATCCTGCAGATACTGTACCGGAACGCCACCATGTACCTGCGCTACCTTCGCATCATCGATCGGGAGTCCGACAGGTTGGAGTTGAAGCTTCGCCATTCCATGCAGAACCGGGAGATTCTGATGCTCCTGGAGCTGAACAAGACCCTGGTCTACTTCGCCACCAGCCTCAAGTCGAATGAAATCGTCCTCGAAAAGCTGACCAGCCTGGAACGGATCAAGCAATACCCCGATGACGAGGATCTTCTGGGGGACGTCATCACGGAGAACAAGCAGGCCATCGAGATGGCCAACATATACTCCAGCGTGCTTTCAGGCATGACCGATGCATTCGCCTCGATCGTGTCGAACAACGTGAACAACGTCATGAGGATTTTCACGATCATTTCCATCAGCATGTCGGTGCCCACTCTGATTTTCTCCATGTATGGCATGAACTTCAACGAGGGTATGTTCGGCATGCCCTTCACCGACAAGCCCTGGGGGTTCGCGGTGGTGGTCGTCGTCTCCATGCTGGTCGCCGGAATGGTCACATGGTTCCTGACCCGTTCCAAGATGTTCAAGTAG
- a CDS encoding glutamate ABC transporter substrate-binding protein, translating to MKARKLLASLVALVMALPLAGCGQSAAQYDVSSIGPKIHVGVSFDQPGLGFVQSGDHQGFDVDVAKYVVHELGYSHTQIVWQEVRPVDRERMLVEGKVDLVVAGYSITRARQELVDFAGPYLLAGQDLLVRREQNEITGVDSLDSKRVCVARGSSTAEVVSRHAPNAQVEERDQFTECITALLSGDADAVGGDDFALAGLAKVRGGNQLRLVGAPFTQEHYGIAVRKDDPELVATINAALEKMMSEGVWKQALMRAARSIGLKTDPAARRPDRLDGAPSQE from the coding sequence ATGAAAGCTCGCAAGTTGTTGGCATCCCTGGTCGCCCTGGTAATGGCACTGCCCCTGGCAGGTTGCGGGCAATCAGCAGCGCAATACGATGTCAGCTCGATAGGCCCCAAGATCCATGTCGGTGTCTCCTTTGACCAGCCGGGACTTGGGTTCGTCCAGTCAGGAGACCATCAGGGGTTTGACGTGGATGTGGCCAAGTATGTGGTCCATGAACTCGGGTACTCCCATACCCAGATCGTCTGGCAGGAGGTTCGGCCCGTCGACCGTGAGCGAATGCTCGTCGAAGGCAAGGTCGACTTGGTCGTGGCCGGCTATTCCATAACCCGCGCCAGGCAGGAGTTGGTGGACTTTGCAGGGCCTTACCTGCTTGCCGGTCAGGATCTGCTTGTCCGGCGTGAACAGAATGAGATAACAGGCGTTGATTCCCTGGACTCGAAGAGGGTCTGTGTGGCCAGGGGCTCCTCCACGGCCGAGGTGGTCAGTCGTCATGCCCCCAATGCTCAGGTTGAGGAAAGAGACCAGTTCACGGAGTGTATTACGGCCCTTCTGAGTGGAGATGCCGATGCCGTGGGTGGTGACGATTTTGCCTTGGCCGGCCTTGCCAAGGTGCGAGGAGGCAATCAGCTACGACTGGTGGGAGCCCCCTTCACCCAGGAGCACTACGGTATCGCCGTACGCAAGGACGACCCTGAACTGGTGGCAACGATCAACGCAGCCTTGGAGAAGATGATGAGCGAGGGGGTATGGAAGCAGGCCCTTATGCGTGCCGCCCGGAGCATAGGGTTGAAGACGGACCCCGCTGCACGCCGCCCAGACCGGTTGGACGGGGCGCCTTCGCAAGAGTGA
- the leuS gene encoding leucine--tRNA ligase yields MNANENRGQDRPQEPDQPRYRYDAQMAQTIEEHWQKEWDQDGTFWAANVAGDLKDSKGRNADGRKPYYVIDMFPYPSGKGLHVGHPLGYIATDVVSRYHRMKGENVLHAMGYDAFGLPAEQYAVQTGQHPRVTTEQNIANMRWQLHRLGLSFDDRRSFATIDTDYVRWTQWIFSRIYESWYDPDYRRKGGGLGSARPISELEDAFRSGSRPIPGHPGRKWDELDQAERSDILNDHRLAYISKSPVNWCPGLGTVLANEEVTAEGRSERGNYPVYQRELKQWSMRITSYGHRLVEDLDILDWPEKVKLMQRNWIGESHGASVLFKVPVQDGEETMEVYTTRPDTLFGTTFAVVSPEHNLLRHVPDQWPEGIAEDWKGGYPDPQSAVKAYRQAAEAKTAKDRVDEAGEKTGLFTGLYAVNPITGARLPIFTADYVLMDYGTGAIMAVPGGDQRDYDFATKYGLPVIYTVKPLPGSGQELAEFEGKAPFVSHDGIVINSSTEATEEEGSALSLDGLRVDQAIEKVTAWLESTGVGKGTVSYRLRDWLFSRQRYWGEPFPVVYDDQGLPHLIPDDQLPVALPDVPDYSPKTFDPEDSESNPEAPLSRNQDWVDVTLDLGDGPKVYHRDTNTMPNWAGSCWYYMRYIDPHDAQHMVESDEFDYWLGPNHNDTAGESGGVDLYVGGVEHAVLHLLYARFWHKVLYDLGFVSSKEPFHRLFNQGMIQAYAFTDQRGQYIPAAEVEESEEDGETIYTWQGQRVNREFGKMGKSLKNIITPDDMYRTYGADTFRLYEMSMGPLDESRPWNTRNVVGGMRFLQRLWRNVVDEATGQVHVEEGELDEKTLKLLNQTIHDVTIEMEGMRPNTAISKLIVLNNHLTSLEATPRAAVEPLILMLSPIAPHICEELWSRLGHQESIAHADWPTWEERYLGQDTVTAVVQVKGKVRGKLEVSPDISAEELQAKALALPAIQERLGGKEPRKVIVKAPKIVSVVPA; encoded by the coding sequence ATGAACGCGAATGAGAACAGGGGCCAGGACCGGCCCCAGGAACCCGATCAACCCAGGTACCGCTACGATGCACAGATGGCGCAGACCATTGAGGAGCACTGGCAGAAGGAATGGGACCAGGACGGCACCTTCTGGGCCGCGAATGTGGCTGGGGACCTGAAGGATTCCAAAGGCAGGAACGCCGATGGCCGCAAACCCTACTACGTCATCGACATGTTCCCCTACCCCTCGGGCAAGGGGCTTCACGTGGGGCACCCGTTGGGTTACATCGCCACGGATGTGGTCAGCCGCTATCACAGGATGAAGGGGGAGAACGTTCTCCATGCCATGGGGTATGACGCCTTTGGTCTTCCGGCAGAGCAGTATGCCGTCCAGACCGGGCAGCATCCCCGGGTGACCACCGAGCAGAACATTGCCAACATGCGTTGGCAGCTTCATCGGCTCGGACTGAGCTTCGATGACCGCCGCTCCTTTGCCACGATTGACACCGACTATGTTCGGTGGACCCAGTGGATATTCTCTCGCATTTATGAATCCTGGTATGACCCCGACTATCGCCGCAAGGGCGGAGGGCTGGGCTCGGCCCGTCCCATCAGTGAGCTGGAGGATGCCTTCAGATCCGGTTCTCGCCCCATTCCAGGTCATCCCGGCCGGAAATGGGATGAACTCGACCAGGCCGAGCGCTCGGACATTCTCAATGACCACCGGCTGGCGTACATCTCCAAGTCGCCGGTCAACTGGTGCCCCGGTCTGGGTACGGTCCTGGCCAATGAGGAGGTGACGGCCGAGGGCCGGTCGGAGCGTGGCAACTACCCGGTCTACCAGCGTGAGCTCAAGCAGTGGTCCATGCGGATCACCTCGTATGGGCATCGTCTGGTCGAGGATCTGGACATCCTGGACTGGCCCGAAAAGGTCAAGCTCATGCAGCGCAACTGGATCGGCGAATCGCATGGTGCATCGGTGCTCTTCAAGGTTCCCGTCCAGGACGGCGAGGAGACCATGGAGGTGTACACCACCAGACCCGACACTCTTTTCGGGACCACCTTCGCCGTGGTGTCGCCCGAACATAACCTCCTCAGGCATGTACCCGACCAGTGGCCTGAGGGTATCGCCGAGGACTGGAAGGGCGGATACCCTGACCCGCAGTCCGCTGTCAAGGCCTATCGGCAGGCAGCCGAAGCCAAGACGGCCAAGGACAGGGTGGATGAGGCCGGTGAGAAGACGGGTCTCTTCACTGGTCTTTACGCCGTCAACCCCATCACAGGGGCACGCCTTCCGATTTTCACGGCCGACTATGTCCTGATGGACTACGGTACCGGAGCAATCATGGCTGTTCCGGGTGGCGACCAGCGGGATTACGATTTCGCGACGAAGTACGGTCTGCCGGTCATCTACACGGTCAAGCCCCTACCGGGTTCAGGTCAGGAGCTGGCCGAATTCGAGGGGAAGGCGCCTTTCGTCTCCCATGACGGCATCGTCATCAACTCCTCAACCGAAGCCACCGAGGAGGAGGGGAGCGCCCTCAGTCTCGATGGGTTGCGCGTTGACCAGGCCATCGAAAAGGTGACGGCCTGGCTGGAATCGACAGGAGTCGGCAAGGGAACCGTCTCCTACCGCCTGCGCGATTGGCTGTTCTCCCGTCAGCGCTACTGGGGTGAGCCCTTCCCGGTTGTCTATGATGACCAGGGACTGCCCCACCTGATTCCCGACGACCAGCTGCCTGTCGCCCTGCCTGACGTGCCGGACTATTCGCCCAAGACATTCGATCCGGAGGATTCTGAGTCGAATCCCGAGGCTCCGCTCAGCCGAAACCAGGACTGGGTCGACGTGACCCTGGACCTGGGCGATGGCCCCAAGGTTTATCATCGGGACACCAACACCATGCCCAACTGGGCTGGTTCCTGCTGGTACTACATGAGGTACATCGACCCGCATGATGCCCAGCATATGGTGGAATCCGATGAATTCGACTACTGGCTGGGGCCCAATCACAACGACACGGCCGGAGAATCAGGTGGCGTGGACCTCTACGTGGGAGGCGTCGAGCACGCCGTTCTCCACCTGCTCTATGCCCGCTTCTGGCACAAGGTGCTCTACGATCTGGGCTTCGTCTCGTCCAAGGAGCCGTTCCACAGACTCTTCAACCAGGGCATGATCCAGGCATACGCCTTCACCGATCAGCGCGGACAGTACATCCCGGCCGCCGAGGTGGAGGAGAGCGAGGAAGATGGGGAAACCATCTATACCTGGCAGGGACAGCGGGTCAACCGTGAGTTCGGCAAGATGGGCAAGAGCCTGAAGAACATCATCACCCCGGACGACATGTACCGCACCTATGGGGCCGATACCTTCCGGCTCTATGAGATGAGCATGGGGCCCTTGGACGAGTCGCGCCCCTGGAACACCAGGAACGTCGTGGGCGGTATGAGGTTCCTGCAGAGGCTCTGGCGCAACGTCGTTGATGAGGCGACAGGTCAGGTGCATGTGGAGGAGGGCGAGCTGGATGAAAAGACGTTGAAGCTGCTCAACCAGACCATCCACGATGTGACCATCGAGATGGAGGGAATGAGGCCGAATACGGCCATTTCCAAGCTGATCGTGCTCAACAACCATCTGACATCGCTCGAGGCAACACCACGAGCGGCCGTCGAGCCCCTGATTCTCATGCTCTCGCCCATTGCCCCGCACATCTGCGAGGAGCTCTGGAGCAGACTTGGTCACCAGGAGTCCATCGCCCATGCCGACTGGCCTACCTGGGAGGAGCGTTATCTTGGGCAGGACACCGTAACGGCTGTGGTCCAGGTCAAGGGAAAGGTCCGCGGCAAGCTTGAGGTCAGCCCCGACATCTCGGCTGAGGAACTCCAGGCCAAGGCCCTTGCCCTACCGGCAATCCAGGAACGTCTGGGGGGTAAGGAACCGCGCAAGGTCATCGTCAAGGCGCCGAAGATCGTATCGGTGGTTCCGGCCTGA
- a CDS encoding ComEA family DNA-binding protein: protein MKTDPAYDGRRARRRGLPPVPVHGEHRSGNPDTKDMPPRLPPPEPPLLGRPLSSLPKAEPAGIIRDRPRLIFKPSHALAAILVLVLALATSLTLFVQQSISLAGSAPQAGEAADGATGGKPVGGKRQRSGKGIKTPAGGSGLASEPAGGIDPAATANGAMGAGNVPGPVSPSDAVEAPGAGTPTSQGGVSGSRVDVNTATADQLQGIKGIGPVMAQRIVEHRNRTGRFSSVDQLLDIPGIGPKTLDKLRPFLVVQ, encoded by the coding sequence ATGAAGACAGATCCTGCATACGACGGTCGGCGGGCCAGGAGACGGGGTCTTCCTCCGGTCCCGGTCCACGGTGAACACAGGTCGGGGAATCCTGACACCAAGGATATGCCTCCCCGGCTGCCTCCTCCGGAGCCGCCTCTGCTTGGCCGGCCCCTATCCTCCCTCCCGAAAGCGGAGCCGGCCGGAATCATCAGGGACCGCCCCAGACTGATTTTCAAACCGAGTCATGCCCTGGCTGCCATCCTGGTTCTGGTCCTTGCTCTCGCCACAAGTCTGACGCTCTTCGTCCAGCAGTCCATCTCGCTTGCGGGTTCGGCACCGCAGGCAGGCGAAGCTGCGGACGGGGCGACGGGTGGAAAACCTGTAGGTGGGAAGCGCCAGAGGTCAGGTAAGGGCATCAAGACCCCGGCAGGTGGCTCAGGCCTCGCCTCAGAGCCGGCGGGTGGGATTGATCCCGCTGCAACCGCGAACGGTGCGATGGGGGCTGGAAACGTACCGGGGCCAGTCTCTCCTTCGGATGCCGTTGAGGCACCGGGAGCCGGGACACCAACCTCACAAGGGGGAGTCTCCGGGAGCCGGGTTGATGTCAATACGGCAACTGCCGACCAGTTGCAGGGAATCAAGGGGATAGGTCCGGTCATGGCTCAACGTATCGTTGAGCACCGCAACCGTACAGGACGATTCTCCTCGGTGGATCAATTGCTGGACATACCGGGGATAGGGCCCAAGACGCTCGATAAGTTGCGACCCTTCCTGGTGGTCCAGTGA
- a CDS encoding ComEC/Rec2 family competence protein, with protein sequence MTGLLLAIMLSLGFFLFACGRRRKSPEGRNKARSTAMEARNIDLDRSLSGVKTSLPGIAVVGAAMMVMTVVTLVSQVSEQAGPAYRQVMSGKAQAKIQGRLVSPVKVSERRGWDCRAKLGMNFIVINGVGTPTSEEAVVYARGKSCQMAMAGRYRVSGLLVASTFGQEPLWVEVQEGTKAEELERPGFLHRLVNRMQESFLAQTRPLSDQGRVLVPGLTMGMLGSEGIVFDEWVDGRPAQVVEPVYAARLKEDFRRSGILHLMAVSGGHFMLLAAGLTRLMRALRSPPLLTGVVLVGSYLGLGLIMVPSDSVLRAQTMGLMAAMATACRRRSQSINALSWCVILTLVLKPSMASSFGFALSAAAVLGISMLGEAILDRLVDHMPTLLAGPLAMTLAAEAGTLPIQILMSQQISLFSPLANLIVAPVVDFATISGLAGMMISWFCPGAGRLLAWVSSWGTGVMEVGATWLGESNIGTLAWPPGGLGILSLVLVEVGILLCVHMIRFTGLLGLDPDQGDMEEVGVPFRPSTWFKAERWLRQTREQVSSMHFASRGNPDKGS encoded by the coding sequence ATGACCGGATTACTGCTGGCGATCATGCTCAGCCTGGGGTTCTTTCTATTCGCATGCGGCCGAAGGCGGAAGTCACCCGAGGGGAGGAACAAGGCACGTTCCACCGCTATGGAGGCGCGGAACATTGATTTGGACAGGTCTCTGAGTGGGGTCAAGACCAGCCTTCCTGGAATAGCGGTCGTCGGTGCCGCAATGATGGTCATGACCGTGGTCACCCTGGTCTCGCAGGTCTCCGAACAGGCAGGACCTGCATACAGACAGGTCATGAGTGGTAAGGCCCAAGCGAAGATTCAAGGTCGACTGGTGTCGCCGGTGAAGGTATCGGAACGAAGGGGATGGGATTGTCGGGCGAAGTTGGGCATGAACTTCATCGTGATAAACGGTGTTGGTACGCCCACTTCCGAGGAGGCAGTCGTCTATGCAAGAGGGAAGTCATGCCAGATGGCCATGGCTGGACGGTATCGGGTATCCGGGCTTCTGGTTGCATCCACGTTCGGTCAGGAGCCCCTGTGGGTGGAGGTACAAGAGGGGACCAAGGCTGAGGAACTGGAACGCCCCGGATTCCTGCACCGACTGGTCAATCGGATGCAGGAGTCCTTCCTGGCGCAGACTCGGCCGCTGAGCGACCAGGGCAGGGTGCTGGTACCCGGGTTGACCATGGGAATGCTGGGTAGTGAAGGCATAGTGTTCGACGAGTGGGTCGATGGCAGGCCGGCACAGGTGGTGGAACCTGTGTATGCAGCCAGGTTGAAAGAGGACTTCAGGAGGTCAGGCATTCTCCACCTGATGGCGGTATCCGGCGGGCACTTCATGCTTCTGGCTGCAGGGCTGACTCGGTTGATGCGGGCTCTGCGCTCGCCGCCCTTGCTTACGGGTGTGGTTCTGGTGGGATCCTATCTGGGGCTGGGCTTGATCATGGTTCCCTCTGATTCCGTGCTCAGGGCCCAGACCATGGGGCTTATGGCTGCCATGGCCACGGCATGCAGGAGGCGTTCTCAATCCATCAATGCCCTTTCCTGGTGCGTCATCCTGACGCTGGTGTTGAAACCTTCCATGGCTTCCAGTTTCGGATTTGCCTTGTCTGCGGCCGCTGTATTGGGTATCAGCATGCTTGGAGAAGCCATATTGGATCGATTGGTGGACCATATGCCGACTCTGCTGGCCGGGCCATTGGCAATGACCTTGGCGGCCGAGGCCGGAACCCTTCCCATACAGATTCTCATGTCCCAACAGATATCGCTCTTTTCACCCCTGGCCAATCTGATTGTTGCCCCGGTTGTGGATTTTGCCACCATCTCAGGCCTGGCCGGGATGATGATTTCGTGGTTTTGCCCGGGGGCGGGGCGCCTCCTGGCCTGGGTGTCCTCATGGGGAACCGGAGTCATGGAGGTTGGTGCAACCTGGTTGGGAGAATCCAACATAGGCACGCTGGCTTGGCCTCCGGGTGGTCTCGGCATCCTGTCCCTGGTGCTGGTCGAGGTTGGCATCCTCCTCTGTGTACACATGATCAGATTCACCGGGCTGCTTGGGCTGGATCCTGATCAGGGTGACATGGAAGAAGTCGGGGTACCGTTCAGACCTTCCACCTGGTTCAAGGCGGAACGGTGGCTTCGTCAGACACGGGAGCAGGTATCCTCGATGCATTTCGCTTCCCGAGGCAATCCCGACAAGGGGAGCTGA
- the holA gene encoding DNA polymerase III subunit delta produces the protein MTKAQQGNAPVMMVVGGDTFLNGQRVKELCAKACQSNPDCEFMELNASTCDSYTFDEAVSPSLLSDRAVVLLDDMQLADESLGETLIAFCKEAVKNPQDSSILICRHDGGNKGRRLLDQMTKGGAVKEQVPDLKKFDAKVNFVLSRFEQRGRRVEPRAAQQLVDVLGERTPELASMCSQLCDDFDQNPLTLDTVNAYLTDNPAVSGFAVADMALAGRSAQAVVALRSSIEQGNDPISLIGVLALKLRVLGKQAAIQAGTISQAEAKSAYWQLRDARRQLRGWTSDGLATCFEALAAADEECKTNGGDAVYALERAVELIAAKGRARA, from the coding sequence ATGACGAAAGCTCAACAGGGAAATGCGCCTGTCATGATGGTTGTCGGCGGAGATACCTTCCTTAACGGGCAACGTGTCAAGGAACTCTGCGCCAAAGCCTGTCAGTCAAATCCGGACTGTGAATTCATGGAGCTTAACGCTTCCACCTGCGACTCCTATACCTTCGATGAGGCGGTTAGCCCCTCCCTGTTGAGTGATCGGGCCGTCGTTCTTCTGGACGATATGCAACTCGCCGACGAGTCCCTGGGTGAAACGCTCATCGCCTTCTGCAAGGAAGCCGTCAAGAATCCGCAAGACAGCAGCATCCTCATCTGCCGCCATGACGGAGGCAACAAGGGTAGACGTCTGCTTGATCAGATGACCAAGGGTGGAGCTGTCAAGGAGCAGGTGCCGGACCTGAAGAAGTTCGATGCGAAGGTCAACTTCGTGCTTTCCCGCTTCGAACAACGCGGAAGACGGGTGGAACCACGGGCGGCCCAGCAGCTGGTGGACGTCCTGGGGGAGCGGACCCCCGAGCTGGCTTCCATGTGCTCCCAGTTATGCGATGATTTTGACCAGAATCCACTCACTCTGGATACCGTGAACGCATATCTGACGGACAATCCTGCCGTCAGCGGGTTCGCAGTAGCCGACATGGCCCTGGCCGGTCGCAGCGCCCAGGCTGTGGTCGCGCTCCGGTCCTCAATCGAGCAGGGCAACGATCCCATCTCACTGATAGGTGTCCTGGCCCTGAAGCTCAGGGTTTTGGGCAAACAAGCGGCTATTCAGGCGGGTACGATCAGTCAGGCAGAAGCCAAGTCCGCATACTGGCAGCTGCGTGACGCCCGAAGGCAACTGCGCGGTTGGACCTCTGACGGACTGGCGACCTGCTTCGAAGCCCTGGCAGCTGCCGATGAAGAGTGCAAGACCAACGGTGGTGACGCTGTGTATGCGTTGGAGCGGGCTGTGGAGCTCATTGCCGCCAAGGGGAGGGCAAGGGCATGA
- the tsaE gene encoding tRNA (adenosine(37)-N6)-threonylcarbamoyltransferase complex ATPase subunit type 1 TsaE — MGAEIDEMRLSVPESPDMQELGGMVADCLRGGDVVLLSGPLGAGKTTFAQGLGKGLEVDGSVVSPTFTIARELHGRLNDGRPVNLIHVDAYRLGGDGYDPGEDSVNRLLDELESLGLDEELEEPGQETVVLMEWGEQMASVLANQRLEVIIDRPLEGGVNPDQPPTSLGKREVTLRGVGSSWKSRMRSLRKAVQA; from the coding sequence ATGGGTGCCGAAATCGATGAAATGCGCCTGTCCGTCCCGGAGAGTCCAGACATGCAGGAGCTCGGCGGTATGGTGGCCGACTGCCTTCGAGGCGGTGATGTTGTGCTGCTGTCGGGGCCTCTGGGGGCAGGGAAGACAACCTTCGCGCAGGGATTGGGCAAGGGCCTTGAGGTGGACGGGTCCGTGGTTTCACCTACGTTTACGATTGCTCGCGAACTCCACGGCCGTCTGAATGATGGCAGACCGGTCAACCTGATTCACGTGGATGCCTATCGTCTCGGTGGGGATGGATACGACCCCGGGGAGGACAGTGTGAATCGGTTGCTCGATGAGCTGGAATCCCTGGGGTTGGACGAAGAGTTGGAAGAGCCGGGCCAGGAGACGGTTGTGCTGATGGAATGGGGGGAGCAGATGGCATCGGTGCTGGCGAATCAGCGTCTGGAGGTCATCATCGACCGCCCCCTGGAGGGGGGAGTAAATCCCGATCAGCCCCCGACCAGCCTCGGAAAGCGTGAAGTTACCTTGCGTGGGGTAGGCTCGTCATGGAAATCCAGAATGAGGTCTCTGCGGAAGGCGGTTCAGGCATGA